From the bacterium genome, the window TATCCATCTACTGACTTTAGAATTTCTTTCTTCGCAACTTGCTTCTTTTCAATCAGATATTCATTTATTGCCTCTAAAATAGCCAGATAGGCTGTTCCAAATGCCTCTTGGATAGGCTTAACATCTGTATAGGTATTATCCTCTACTGGAATAGACCTCAATATCTCCCTGGCATTATTTAAATATCTTAATGATTCTTTCATTTTTAAATCTCCCCGTTGTTTTCTTATCTTAACATATTTTCTTTTATTCTGTCAACAATTATTTTGTAAAAGGGTGCGTGTAAAGTTTGTTGGTAAATTTCAACCTATGAAATAGAAGAACAAAATATCCCCCAATTAGAGTGAGAAAAAGAATAAACAGCTCGCTCCTATGGAGCTAATTTGTTATGAGGGAGATAATCTTTCTACAAACATATCGCTCCTCTGGAGCTAATATGAATAAA encodes:
- a CDS encoding DUF5618 family protein, producing MKESLRYLNNAREILRSIPVEDNTYTDVKPIQEAFGTAYLAILEAINEYLIEKKQVAKKEILKSVDGYREALKKYLAVHNGKLMREFEMLYDTLHIAGYYRGLIYDTQGVKHYLKLAKDFIEKIG